The genomic window GAGAAGACtgtgaggaggaggaggaggagagggGACATGGCGGCGGAGACGACGGTGGTAGAGAAGAAGTTAGCATAAAAGAGAGGTTTAGGTTGGAAGAAGGAGGGGGGTGGGTTGACCCTCCAGCTCCAGAGAATTTGAAGAATGAGAGAATTAGAGGAACAGGTCAGAGAGGTAGCTGATGATGAacttgttttgtctcttttgtttattttttctaagacgacaaaaaattattatcttattcCGTTATTTCTGTTGCGGTCTACATTGGTAAAGTGGAATTATGACCGGCCCGGTTCTTTTGTCTTCGTTCAATTTCCTCAAACGAAAACATTATTACATTTGTAATTTCTTCCACAAAGTATCAGAATGTgatattatgatttatgtaaTTTTGGTATGTTGTTGATTCGGTAATTTACCTAATGGTGGTTGAAAAACCCCTTTTGATATGCggtttgaaaagatcaatctaagctttactattttcatttttcaaccTTTAGTATATGAATTCTAATCTTTCGATTtcctaatatttttttcacattttattGGTAGATAATGTGAAACCAATCAATGGATTGATACATATATGacgatattattttatatatatgtgggtTTTTCTAACACTATTTCCTCGATGAAATCTTTTGGTCCATCATGAACTAAAAATCACACCTATGGATCGAGATCAAACATCAAACCCTACATAACCAAACCTGTTCTAATTAACATTAATaactttaattattatatcttAAACTTCATATTATTTGGAGGCTCTTTTTAAGTAGTGTTTACGTTTCCTCacttttctttgcttcttcaatgAAAAATTGCATTAAAGCTTTCGGATGCTAAGCGTGCTCGTGGTGAATCACAAGATTTCATTTCATGTGCTcgcattaataaaatataacattGGTATCTCTTTGCATTTTGTTCAAAGCTCATACACGTTTACTTTGTGGCCTACCACAACGGTCCAAAAAGTCTCTAAAATATTACTTATTTTGTAAACTATCGTTAAAATACGGAAAACATCCATCTCAATGAATATTTAGGATGAGTAGAGCTGTACGTAATAAGAGGATGTTGATGCTAAGATAAcgtttatttaataaattaggcgtctacataaaaaaaaaaacattagctTGATAAACTCTACAGAACAAAATAGTAACATGTTGAAATACAAATTCGTTTACAAAGAATGAAATCGGATTTagtgaaaaatatttggtgtTCATCAGAAGATTATATTTGGTGTTCACCACTGGGATAAGAGGCccatttgtttatattaagtTTGATACAAGAGCCCGACCTACAGATAGATATGAAATCATACTGTTTTAGgaaactttgttttatatcGAAAGTTTCCTtatgtaatttgattttaagtGGATTTTATACAATTCCTCTGATTTAATTACCTATCATTCTTTTCATAACATATTGAGTAAAATATCTACTAATGGGATCAATTAAACTCTTTAAGATGGCTTACACATTTCAACCAATGATACAAATTTTTAGACATATCTTGTCAATATCTTGaagattttaaattcaataataaataacaacaGATTTTGTTGGAGTTTAGGTTCTATGGTCCTATAACACCTctgttattattattcaaaatagAAACTGTATTTATCTATGGTTAACTATAAGAATTGGGCTTCTGGTTCACTtgggagaaaaaaataaaggagcTCCTGGTGAATATGGTGGACACTAGCTTAACCAATGAGGATACTATAGAGGAGACTGCATTCGAGACTTGTACTCATATAAAAGTTGGAGTTTCTATGAGCAAACCATTTTCAAGCTTCAGTTTCTTGACTGTAATTAATCTAAGTTATACAAATCTAGAGAATGGAGGTGCTATAGCTTTAGTAAACGCTCTCAAGAACTCCGCTCCATCTCTTCAAGTTATAGAAATGGCTGGAAATAACATAACTTATGAGGCGGCTACAGCTATCGCAGTTTGTTTGGCAGCAAAGAGACATCTGAAAAAGTTGAATTTGTCTGAAAATGATCTAAAAGATGAGGGATGTGTTGAGATTGTAAAGAGTATGGAAGATTGGGAGTTAGAATATGTTGATATGAGCTACAATGActtgagaagagaaggagcATTGCGCTTGGCTCGTGTTGTTGTCAAGAAAGGAAGTTTCAAGATGTTGAACATTGATGGAAATATGATCTCTCTTAAAGGCATTGAGGAAATCAAAGTGATATTCACGAATTGTCCAAAGTTACTTGGACCTTTGGATAAGAACGTATATAAtgtggatgatgatgatgatttaagagagaatgatgaagatgaatttGTGAGtgtatttatcttttattagtTTGTATTGTACTCATAGACAGTGGTTTGGATGCTATTTTGGCAAGGGCACATTTAGAGTAGCTCAAAAAATGAATTGGTCTCTTAGATCTTCTGAACAAATTATTACATGctgtatgttttcttttaggtGAAAAGGGTTTTTCAATCCCGAATAAATCATTCTACATAAGAAACATATACATTGGTAGTAGTACcttaaaacaacaacaaaaagctAAACTTAACCAGAGACCAATTAAAATACATGTATTACTATTACATGTTAGATTGGGATAAGTTACATTGGCAAGAAGACACACAAACACGTAGAAGAAGAGACCAAAGTCAAACTCAGATCTCACCTCACCTTCTTCATTTTCGTCTACTTCCATTGGAACTTTGAGCTCTAGAGTCAGACGAAGAACACGTAAAAGAGTATCTAGaccttttcttcttatgaGTATTCCACTTGAATATTGCCTTTCcatcattctcttcttcaccttcttcttcttcctcttcagaCTTGTCCACTCTCTGTTTTCCACTCATCTCCTTcgctctttcttcttcttgctcttcttcatcctcctcgCTCGTCCCATCACTCACAGTTTGGATAGATTCTATCACTTTTTTGCTCGTTGATGTCTTTGTGTTGCTTGCGTTCTCCTCTCTCCTATTATATCTCATTGAGAGTTTTGACAGGTCTTCACCGCTCTCCACGGCTTTCAGCCACTGTAACTCGCTTAGTGTGTCGCTGTAAACAATCTCTTTACGTTTTCGCTTACCTGTGACACTACCAAAATGGAACTTTCCGTTGTTCAACTTCTCCTCTTGGGTCTGAGTAGTGTACGCCCACTCAGGGACTTCTTGCTCTTGCATCAGACGGGCTCTGTAATTCTCCTTCCTTCGTCTCTCCTCATCCATTCGCTCAAACATCCAAAATTCATCCTCACTACGAGCCGCTAGCCGGtttatttctctctcactGGGGACATCTGTCCCGAGCGAGCTTGTTCCTTTACGCATAATCTCTTCAAGCATCTCTCTTCTGTCTTGTGCTGTTGATATAATCACAAAAACCACATCAAGAGATTACCATATCGATATAGAAAGCAGAAGCCCTCATATTGTTCTTTCGGACAGACATACCAGTGGAAGTTGTGTTGAAAAGTCCAGCTTGTATGACTTTGGCGTCAATGCCCATCTTTTGCTTTGCACGCTCCAATATTACTTCTTCAACAGAGCCAACgctaaccaaaacaaacactcTGACTTCCTTCTTCTGCCCTATGCGATGAGCTCGATCCTCGGCCTGTTGGTCCATTTGTGGGTTCCAATCACTGTCAAAGATAATAACAGTGTCTGCAGTTTGCAAGTTCAAACCGAGACCTCCAGCACGCGTgctcaaaagaaacataaagtAGGGAGAATCTGGCTCGTTGAATTGCTTCAGTAAAAGCCCTCTTTGATCTGTCTTTGTGGTACCATCGAGTCTAAGGTATTTGTAATCATTAAGTGTCAAGTATATCTCAAGAACGTCAATGAGACGGGTCATTtgggagaagagaagaatccTATGTCCAGCCTTGCGCAGTTTTGGAAGGAGACGATCAAGGAGTTCAAATTTCCCTGAAGCTCTCACAATCTCAGGTTTCTTCCACATATTGTAGTCTCCTCCAACAAATAGATAAGGATGGTTACAACACTTTCTTAATTGCATCGTTAGATTTTGCAGACTCTTTGATTTCCCAGATCCTGCACATGGTGATTACGTTTGCATAAAATCAGCTCCTCTTTCTGATTCATTTTCTCTTACCTCAAAGATGAGTGCAACATTAGGGAGAGAGTATACGTGAGTTAAGCTACAAACCTGTTTGAAGGCCAACCCTGCCCATGTCTGTAACTTGTTTGTAATACACTTTCTGCCACGCCGACATATCACACTTCAATATGACCTGTGTCTTTCCAGGAAGGAATTTCTCTACTTCGTCCTTTTTCCTTCTCAGTATAAACGGCCTTATAACCTGAAAGTGACAGAGTGAATTACATTAAAACAGTGCATACAAATTTTGATAAGAAATTTAAGGAAAGACAGCTAGAGAACCCACATGATGCAGGCGGTGAATAATCAAGAGCTCCTCTTCATCCGTGAGACTGACATTACCACGGTCAGCGAAAGGAGCATTAAACCATTCCTCGAAGTTCTGAACCGAGTTAAAGATGTGAGGAAGGAGAAAATTAAGCAATGACCATAGTTCTTGAAGGCTATTCTGTATGGGTGT from Arabidopsis thaliana chromosome 3, partial sequence includes these protein-coding regions:
- a CDS encoding RNI-like superfamily protein (RNI-like superfamily protein; BEST Arabidopsis thaliana protein match is: RAN GTPase activating protein 2 (TAIR:AT5G19320.1); Has 2389 Blast hits to 1517 proteins in 172 species: Archae - 0; Bacteria - 173; Metazoa - 1218; Fungi - 45; Plants - 294; Viruses - 0; Other Eukaryotes - 659 (source: NCBI BLink).); amino-acid sequence: MVDTSLTNEDTIEETAFETCTHIKVGVSMSKPFSSFSFLTVINLSYTNLENGGAIALVNALKNSAPSLQVIEMAGNNITYEAATAIAVCLAAKRHLKKLNLSENDLKDEGCVEIVKSMEDWELEYVDMSYNDLRREGALRLARVVVKKGSFKMLNIDGNMISLKGIEEIKVIFTNCPKLLGPLDKNVYNVDDDDDLRENDEDEFVSVFIFY